The proteins below are encoded in one region of Oryzias melastigma strain HK-1 linkage group LG9, ASM292280v2, whole genome shotgun sequence:
- the LOC112148277 gene encoding E3 ubiquitin-protein ligase KCMF1, with translation MREEARDSQPAPASLLSYYSPFQARKPEQGGCVGIRRMSRHEGVSCDACLKGNFRGRRYKCLICYDYDLCASCYESGATTTRHTTEHPMQCILTRVDFDLYYGGEAFSVEQPQAFTCPYCGRMGYTEISLQEHVAAEHTETSTEVICPICAALPGGDPNHVTDDFAAHLTLEHRAPRDLDESSGVRHVRRMFHPGRGLGGPRARRSNMHFTSSTTGGLSTSQSSSQSSNYSREAMDPIAELLSQLSGVRRSAGGQLSSGPSASQLQQLQMQLQLERQQAQAARQQLESARNATRGGRANAILTANSAPANPAPSTNHTNNPSPNPGLPEANTQHSAHNSQFLLSRLSEPRLSEAERQACEAQWADRSLFVTELLLSTLLPDQDASASSSEDEDDCHGPLRNFADFQAMGCVEVMTLDVALENLNLKESAPPTKTTKPTTKTAPTKKEPPAPPL, from the exons ATGAGGGAAGAGGCCAGGGACAGCCAGCCAGCCCCGGCTTCTCTTCTCTCTTATTATTCCCCATTTCAAGCCCGGAAGCCCGAGCAGGGGGGCTGTGTTGGAATTCGTAGGATGTCCCGTCATGaag GTGTGAGTTGTGACGCGTGTTTAAAAGGAAACTTCAGAGGTCGACGgtacaaatgtttaatttgctaCGATTACGATTTGTGCGCATCGTGCTACGAAAGCGGCGCAACCACAACCAGACACACCACAGAGCATCCCATGCAGTGTATATTAACACGAGTCGACTTTG ACCTGTACTATGGAGGTGAAGCCTTCTCCGTGGAACAGCCTCAAGCTTTCACGTGTCCTTACTGTGGCAGGATGGGCTACACGGAGATCTCCCTGCAGGAGCATGTGGCTGCAGAGCACACGGAGACCTCCACAGAAGTG ATCTGCCCCATATGTGCAGCGCTGCCAGGCGGCGACCCCAATCATGTGACCGATGACTTTGCTGCTCATCTCACACTTGAACACAGAGCTCCAAGAGACCTG GACGAGTCTAGCGGAGTGAGGCACGTAAGGAGGATGTTTCACCCCGGGCGTGGGCTGGGGGGCCCGCGTGCGCGCAGGTCCAACATGCATTTTACCAGCAGCACTACGGGGGGGCTTTCCACCAGTCAGAGTTCCTCGCAGAGCTCCAACTACAGCAGAGAGGCCATGGACCCCATCGCAG AGCTGCTGTCCCAGTTGTCGGGGGTGCGCCGTTCGGCGGGGGGCCAGTTGAGCTCGGGTCCCTCGGCCTCCCAGCTACAGCAGCTTCAGATGCAGCTCCAGTTGGAGCGCCAGCAGGCGCAGGCGGCACGCCAGCAGCTGGAGAGCGCCCGCAACGCCACCCGGGGAGGCCGAGCCAACGCAATCCTCACCGCCAACTCGGCCCCCGCAAACCCCGCCCCCAGCACCAACCACACCAACAACCCCAGCCCCAACCCGGGACTCCCCGAGGCCAACACGCAGCATTCTGCACACAACTCCCAGTTTTTACTCAGCAG GCTGAGCGAACCCCGGCTGTCGGAGGCGGAGCGGCAGGCGTGCGAGGCGCAGTGGGCCGACCGGAGCCTCTTCGTcacggagctgctgctgtccaCGCTGCTGCCCGACCAGGACGCCTCGGCCTCCTCCTCCGAGGACGAGGATGATTGTCACGGCCCGTTGCGGAATTTCGCCGACTTCCAGGCCATGGGCTGCGTCGAGGTCATGACGTTAGACGTGGCGCTGGAAAACCTTAACCTCAAGGAGAGCGCGCCTCCAACCAAGACGACAAAACCCACCACGAAAACGGCGCCTACCAAGAAAGAGCCCCCCGCGCCGCCCCTTTGA